The Candidatus Margulisiibacteriota bacterium genome has a window encoding:
- a CDS encoding tRNA guanosine(34) transglycosylase Tgt, with protein MKFEIIKKSKHSNARIGKLETAHGIINTPVFMPVGTQATVKTLTPEMLHNTQAQIILSNTYHLYLRPGVDIIKAAGGLHRFMNWKKPILTDSGGFQIFSLEGLRNINDNGVIFSSHHDGSKHLLTPESVLQLQLDFGSDIIMQLDECVPANAEYDKTLEALKRTTNWARRTKKYFLESGRQNQEVFAIIQGGMFSDLRKKSAEELGELDFFGYAIGGLSVGEEKPLMYDLMASTSLILPEQKPKYLMGVGGPEDIAWGIQCGIDMFDCVLPTRLARHGTLLTNNGKINIKKQLYAKDFTPIDECCDCYTCQNYTKGYLRHLFRAKEILGLTLMTIHNIRFLVKLTEEIKRNIELE; from the coding sequence ATGAAGTTTGAGATAATCAAAAAGTCAAAACATTCAAATGCACGCATCGGAAAACTGGAAACAGCGCACGGGATTATCAACACGCCGGTGTTCATGCCTGTGGGCACTCAGGCAACCGTCAAAACTCTGACACCTGAAATGCTGCATAATACACAGGCTCAAATTATTCTTTCAAACACATATCATCTTTATTTAAGACCAGGCGTGGACATTATCAAAGCTGCCGGAGGTCTTCACCGGTTTATGAATTGGAAAAAGCCCATACTGACCGATAGCGGCGGCTTTCAAATATTCAGTCTTGAGGGACTGCGCAATATTAATGACAATGGAGTTATTTTTTCATCTCACCATGATGGTTCAAAGCATCTACTGACTCCAGAAAGTGTTCTGCAATTGCAATTAGATTTCGGATCAGATATCATCATGCAGCTTGACGAATGTGTCCCAGCAAATGCTGAATATGACAAAACACTTGAAGCCTTAAAACGAACAACAAATTGGGCTAGACGTACGAAAAAATATTTTTTAGAGTCCGGTCGACAGAATCAAGAGGTCTTTGCTATAATACAGGGGGGAATGTTCTCGGATTTACGCAAAAAATCTGCCGAGGAACTTGGCGAATTAGATTTTTTTGGTTATGCTATTGGCGGATTGAGCGTTGGAGAAGAAAAACCATTAATGTATGATTTAATGGCGAGTACTTCATTAATACTCCCGGAGCAAAAACCGAAGTACCTCATGGGCGTAGGTGGGCCGGAAGATATTGCATGGGGTATCCAATGCGGGATTGATATGTTCGACTGCGTTCTGCCAACAAGGCTTGCGAGACACGGAACGTTACTGACAAATAATGGGAAAATAAATATAAAAAAACAGCTTTATGCGAAAGATTTCACACCAATAGACGAATGTTGTGATTGTTATACTTGCCAGAACTATACAAAGGGATATTTAAGACATTTGTTCAGAGCAAAAGAAATACTTGGGTTAACATTAATGACGATTCATAACATAAGATTTTTGGTTAAATTAACGGAAGAAATTAAAAGAAACATAGAACTGGAATAA
- a CDS encoding tyrosine recombinase XerC, which yields MDIEFLINNFIVHLTFQKNFSPHTAEAYRRDLAQFKEFLSINDISWVSDMDNITGRKFIIFLEQKYGNNHRSINRKISTLRSFWKFLQYSGHQKSNPWKKISLAKFLHKLPSHLLPEELEKMLSYDFSTYKLGLRDQAIVELLFATGIRVSELFTLKIGDIDFHKNEVLVTGKGSKERIVIIGKKAKKIVMDYINHVRPELVPKLNHRNATLFLSYKGTNLTQRSVQRIIKDIALKCGISKLITPHTLRHTFATELLDGGADLRAVQELLGHSSLSTTQIYTHVTKDKLRKVYLQAHPRA from the coding sequence ATGGATATTGAGTTTTTGATCAATAATTTTATTGTTCATTTAACTTTTCAAAAAAATTTCTCTCCGCATACAGCTGAGGCGTATAGACGAGACTTGGCACAGTTTAAAGAATTTTTATCGATTAACGATATTTCCTGGGTTTCTGACATGGATAATATTACCGGTAGGAAATTCATTATATTTTTAGAACAAAAATACGGAAATAATCACCGCTCAATTAATCGAAAGATATCCACACTTCGGTCTTTCTGGAAGTTCCTTCAGTATTCCGGCCATCAGAAAAGCAATCCATGGAAAAAAATTTCTTTAGCGAAGTTTCTCCACAAGCTGCCGTCTCATTTGCTTCCGGAAGAGCTAGAGAAAATGCTGTCCTATGATTTTTCTACTTATAAGCTTGGACTGCGTGATCAGGCAATCGTTGAGCTGCTTTTTGCCACGGGAATAAGGGTTTCTGAACTTTTTACTCTTAAAATCGGAGATATAGATTTTCATAAAAATGAAGTGTTGGTTACAGGCAAGGGAAGCAAAGAGCGGATTGTTATCATTGGCAAAAAAGCCAAAAAGATTGTCATGGACTATATTAACCACGTTAGGCCAGAACTAGTTCCCAAATTAAATCATAGAAATGCCACACTTTTTTTGAGCTATAAAGGGACTAACCTTACTCAACGAAGTGTTCAGCGAATTATTAAAGATATCGCTTTAAAATGCGGAATATCCAAACTTATCACTCCCCATACACTCAGACATACTTTTGCTACGGAGTTGCTCGATGGCGGTGCCGATCTTCGTGCGGTACAGGAACTGCTGGGGCACAGCAGCCTTTCCACTACCCAGATATACACCCATGTGACGAAAGATAAATTAAGAAAAGTTTATCTGCAAGCTCATCCTCGAGCTTAA
- a CDS encoding aspartate aminotransferase family protein has translation MSQQDYVSQYKEYIMPTYNPQKIVFERGHGCFLYDYDGNKYLDFIAGVAVNSLGYGHPKLVSQIEAQIHKLIHVSNLFIIKEQGILAKTLCDKFGRGKAFFCNSGAEAIEGAIKLARKYGKKTLGQNSYEIITMKKSFHGRTLAAITATGQEKYQKDLEPLPAGFFYAEFGNIASIRDLVSEKTCAILIEPVQGEGGINVATKEFWLSLAQLCEEKQILLILDEIQTGIGRTGTFFAHEHYGIKPDVICLAKGLGGGYPIGAIIAKDPVANCFQPGDHASTFGGNPLACGSASAVISIIEEEDIVGNVIKMESVICAATREYKQKFPFIKDIRGIGLMWGIELDSSIDCAGIVINALSKGLLINCIGGNIIRIAPPLIIGEQELLDGFSVLEQIFITLNNGKESDLLCMKT, from the coding sequence ATGTCTCAGCAAGATTATGTTAGCCAATATAAAGAATATATTATGCCTACTTATAATCCTCAGAAAATAGTTTTTGAGAGAGGACATGGGTGCTTTCTTTATGACTACGATGGAAACAAGTACTTGGATTTTATTGCTGGGGTGGCTGTAAATAGTCTTGGATATGGGCATCCGAAGCTTGTCTCTCAAATAGAAGCCCAGATTCATAAACTTATACATGTTTCAAACCTTTTTATAATAAAAGAGCAAGGTATCCTTGCTAAAACATTGTGTGATAAGTTTGGCCGAGGCAAAGCTTTCTTCTGTAACAGCGGCGCTGAGGCGATTGAAGGCGCAATAAAGCTGGCAAGAAAATACGGGAAGAAAACCCTAGGCCAAAATAGCTACGAGATTATTACTATGAAAAAATCTTTTCATGGAAGAACTCTGGCTGCTATTACTGCGACCGGGCAGGAAAAGTATCAGAAAGATTTGGAGCCGTTACCTGCAGGATTCTTTTACGCGGAATTTGGTAATATAGCTTCTATCAGAGACTTAGTATCTGAGAAAACGTGTGCGATTCTGATCGAGCCTGTCCAAGGTGAGGGCGGGATCAATGTGGCGACTAAAGAGTTTTGGCTGTCTTTGGCTCAGCTCTGTGAAGAGAAACAAATACTTTTAATTTTAGACGAAATTCAGACAGGAATTGGAAGAACCGGTACCTTTTTTGCTCATGAGCATTATGGGATTAAACCCGATGTCATATGCTTGGCAAAAGGACTTGGTGGCGGCTATCCTATTGGTGCAATCATTGCAAAAGATCCGGTTGCCAATTGTTTTCAACCGGGGGATCATGCTTCGACCTTTGGCGGGAATCCGCTTGCTTGTGGCTCTGCATCAGCAGTCATTTCAATCATCGAAGAAGAGGATATCGTTGGGAACGTAATCAAAATGGAGTCTGTTATTTGTGCCGCTACCCGGGAATATAAACAAAAATTTCCTTTCATTAAGGATATTCGAGGCATTGGCTTGATGTGGGGAATTGAACTCGATTCATCAATTGATTGTGCTGGGATTGTTATAAACGCTTTATCGAAAGGACTTTTGATTAACTGTATCGGCGGTAATATCATCCGAATTGCTCCTCCGTTGATAATTGGAGAACAAGAGCTTTTGGACGGTTTTTCAGTATTAGAACAAATATTTATAACTCTCAATAACGGAAAAGAAAGCGATCTTTTATGCATGAAAACATAA